A DNA window from Panthera tigris isolate Pti1 chromosome X, P.tigris_Pti1_mat1.1, whole genome shotgun sequence contains the following coding sequences:
- the LOC122235548 gene encoding rhox homeobox family member 2B-like, whose translation MDPFNQFKREVTGFPSLGVDEDREELRETKQVGMSLTRDQAAEEAGAEFAPQQQAAGIQIKKEGDSHGDDNHGDGDGEEGAGDVRAGYPWPAGRKTRDVKPEEPKPEEPKPEEPKPEEPRPEGRLPPAAAPAPGPARGGRWPVGRLIKFTPQQMRQLESLFQTTHYPSTTTRQELSRFMNVPVARLQVWFKNRRAKLRRQRRALRHRNMPPMATVPPSIINMGRPYRGIFIRQLNFVWIFQEPMMPGPPRPPMQPFPPMFLFPQPWFCLAFPPYGCPPPFLPYGYLPPFPPYGCPPFFLPSGHLPFSLPFGCPPPFPRYGCPPMAHPGAVPPLALL comes from the exons ATGGATCCTTTCAACCAATTCAAGCGCGAAGTCACGGGCTTCCCCAGCCTGGGAGTCGACGAGGACCGGGAAGAGCTGCGTG AAACCAAGCAAGTGGGGATGTCGCTTACCAGAGACCAAGCGGCTGAGGAAGCAGGGGCCGAGTTCGCACCTCAGCAGCAGGCGGCAGGCATACAAAtcaagaaggaaggagacagCCATGGGGACGACAACCATGGTGACGGTGACGGCGAGGAGGGGGCCGGCGATGTGCGCGCTGGATATCCGTGGCCCGCGGGTCGCAAAACCCGCGATGTGAAGCCTGAGGAGCCGAAGCCTGAGGAGCCGAAGCCGGAGGAGCCGAAGCCGGAGGAGCCAAGGCCGGAGGGGCGGTTGCCCCCGGCCGCGGCTCCGGCTCCGGGTCCCGCTCGGGGAGGGAGGTGGCCGGTGGGTCGCCTCATCAAGTTCACCCCCCAGCAGATGCGCCAGCTGGAGAGCTTGTTCCAGACCACCCACTATCCCAGCACCACCACGCG CCAGGAACTTTCGAGATTCATGAATGTGCCTGTAGCCAGACTGCAG GTTTGGTTTAAGAATAGGAGGGCCAAGTTGAGAAGACAGCGGAgggcactgaggcacagaaacaTGCCCCCCATGGCCACGGTCCCCCCTTCCATCATAAACATGGGTCGACCCTACCGTGGCATCTTCATTCGTCAGCTGAATTTTGTGTGGATTTTTCAGGAGCCAATGATGCCGGGGCCACCTCGCCCGCCCATGCAACCCTTTCCTCCTATGTTCCTGTTTCCTCAACCTTGGTTCTGTCTAGCTTTCCCTCCCTATGGCTGccctccacccttccttccctatGGCTACCTTCCACCTTTCCCTCCCTATGGCTGCcctccatttttccttccctctggccaccttccattttcccttccctttggctGCCCTCCACCTTTCCCTCGCTATGGCTGTCCTCCTATGGCCCATCCTGGTGCGGTACCACCCTTGGCTCTTCTTTAA